One window of Oscillibacter hominis genomic DNA carries:
- a CDS encoding LysR family transcriptional regulator, with the protein MIDTKLYTLLRVCETGSFTKAAEQLSLTQPAVSQHIRQLEQELGVKLFHRGGGSLKLTAEGEIATRYAKRMIALVHNLQRDIQDEKQQLTRIVVGLTHTSESNPVAEALARYCSENHDVKIMLITDTIKNLYAKLRTYEIDLAIVEGPLTEPGYNSLLLDTDSLVLIVPNNHSLAKQGIVTVEELKNQRMILRLPSSGTQNLFLSHLESRGISIEEFNVVLEVDNIATIKDLIRRGYGVSILAKSACLDELKKGKLTALPVENLSMMREINMVYHTDFGHDDILRDISRMYNDVARLYL; encoded by the coding sequence ATGATTGACACCAAGCTTTACACGCTGCTGCGCGTATGCGAAACCGGCAGCTTTACCAAGGCCGCCGAGCAGCTGTCCCTGACCCAGCCTGCCGTCAGCCAGCACATCCGCCAGCTGGAACAGGAATTGGGCGTAAAGCTGTTTCATCGGGGCGGCGGCTCACTAAAATTGACAGCTGAGGGTGAAATAGCCACCCGTTATGCAAAGCGGATGATCGCCCTGGTCCATAACCTGCAGCGGGATATTCAGGACGAAAAGCAGCAGTTGACCCGGATTGTGGTGGGCCTGACCCACACCTCGGAGAGCAATCCGGTGGCCGAAGCGCTGGCCAGATATTGCAGCGAAAACCATGATGTAAAAATAATGCTTATTACTGATACCATAAAAAATCTTTATGCAAAACTGCGCACTTATGAGATTGACCTGGCCATTGTGGAGGGCCCGCTGACGGAACCTGGCTACAATTCCCTGCTGCTGGATACAGACAGCCTGGTGCTGATCGTGCCCAACAACCACTCGCTGGCCAAGCAGGGGATCGTGACTGTTGAGGAGTTGAAAAACCAGCGGATGATCCTGCGGCTGCCCAGCTCCGGCACGCAGAACCTCTTCCTCTCCCACCTGGAGAGCCGGGGCATTTCCATCGAGGAGTTCAACGTAGTGTTGGAAGTGGATAACATCGCCACCATCAAGGACTTGATCCGGCGTGGCTACGGTGTGTCCATCCTGGCCAAGAGCGCGTGCCTTGACGAGCTCAAAAAAGGAAAGCTCACCGCGCTGCCGGTGGAGAATTTGAGCATGATGCGGGAGATCAACATGGTCTACCACACAGACTTCGGCCATGACGACATCCTGCGGGACATCTCCCGCATGTACAACGACGTGGCCCGCCTCTATCTATAG
- a CDS encoding cation:proton antiporter: MGNIVMRQPADILLSLALILLSGFVLTRLTKRLKLPDVTGYILAGILIGPDLLGLVPPEIIERMDFVSDVALAFIAFGVGQYFRRETLCDMGKGLILVTLLESLLPGAMVALAMRFVFHQDMALSLLLGAIATATAPASTLMTIRQYRADGPFVNLLLAVVALDDGVCLLTFSAASAAVDAMGGAGISLRSALLPILWNVAALAMGAALGVLLTVLLTSKRSRGNRLILTIAVLLTLCGVCALIDVSPLLACMVCSAVYINRTGEHDLYAQVDEFTPPVLSLFFIVSGMNLDVMALKTVGLAGVGYFVIRILGKYLGAYLGCRCIGTDRRTRDWLGFALIPQAGVAIGLAFLGKRVLPEGIGDLLLTVILASSVLYELIGPGCAKLALFRSGAIQAQGEKEANLKKAV, translated from the coding sequence ATGGGAAACATCGTGATGCGGCAGCCGGCTGACATTTTGCTGAGCCTGGCCCTCATTCTGCTCTCCGGCTTTGTTTTGACCCGACTGACCAAGAGATTGAAGCTGCCGGACGTGACCGGCTATATTCTGGCGGGCATTCTCATTGGACCGGATCTGTTGGGCCTGGTGCCGCCGGAGATCATTGAACGTATGGACTTCGTCAGTGACGTGGCGCTGGCGTTCATTGCCTTTGGAGTGGGACAGTACTTCCGCCGGGAGACGCTGTGTGACATGGGAAAGGGGCTGATCCTGGTAACGCTTCTGGAGTCCTTGCTGCCCGGAGCAATGGTGGCGCTGGCCATGCGTTTCGTGTTCCATCAGGATATGGCGCTTTCCCTGCTGCTGGGCGCCATTGCCACGGCCACGGCGCCGGCCAGCACCCTGATGACCATCCGCCAATACCGGGCCGACGGGCCCTTTGTCAACCTGCTGCTGGCTGTGGTGGCCCTGGACGACGGCGTGTGCCTTTTGACCTTCAGCGCCGCTTCCGCTGCGGTGGATGCCATGGGCGGCGCGGGGATTTCCCTGCGCTCGGCGCTGCTGCCTATTTTGTGGAACGTGGCGGCCCTGGCTATGGGCGCCGCGCTGGGGGTTTTGCTGACGGTGCTTCTGACCTCCAAGCGCAGCCGCGGGAACCGCCTGATTTTGACCATTGCGGTGCTTTTGACGCTGTGCGGGGTGTGTGCGCTGATCGACGTATCCCCGCTGCTGGCGTGCATGGTGTGCAGTGCGGTCTATATCAACCGCACCGGAGAGCATGACCTCTATGCCCAGGTGGATGAATTTACGCCTCCGGTACTTAGCTTGTTTTTCATCGTCTCCGGCATGAACTTGGATGTCATGGCGCTGAAGACCGTGGGCCTTGCGGGAGTGGGTTACTTTGTCATCCGCATCCTTGGGAAGTACCTGGGCGCTTATCTGGGATGCCGCTGCATCGGCACAGACCGCCGCACCCGGGACTGGCTGGGGTTTGCACTGATCCCCCAGGCCGGCGTTGCCATCGGCCTTGCCTTTTTGGGTAAGCGGGTGCTGCCGGAGGGAATCGGCGATTTGCTGCTGACCGTAATTTTGGCCTCCTCGGTACTCTATGAGCTCATCGGGCCGGGCTGCGCCAAGCTGGCGCTGTTCCGCTCCGGAGCCATTCAGGCCCAGGGAGAGAAAGAGGCCAACCTAAAAAAAGCAGTATGA
- a CDS encoding CvpA family protein — protein sequence MPFDFHFGNMNGGFGPDGQGFTPPPPRERKPRKAIGNKATRVLINIVVTLVVGAAYFYLRLPALNLHAEEFYTFVLLLCAVYVGCALFTSGFQGEGVKGYFGFVKKQCTIPFLVLIVMVATIAVGALTSWVVFRAASYSELLPIKTGDFAAEVDEISYGQIPMVDRDSAARLGARKLGELADMVSQFEVLPNYTQINYQGRPVRVTSLGYADLIKWFTNRSEGLPAYLIVDMVSQDVEVVRLKEGMKYTTAEHLGRNLYRHLRFGYPTFMFAEPVFEIDEEGMPWWVCPRMVKSIGLFGGTDIKGAVLVNAVTGESQYYEEVPSWVDQVYVAELIMQQYDYYGQYHNGFFNSIFGQRDVTITTDGYNYIAIGDDVYMYTGVTSVTSDQSNIGFLLSNQRTKETSFYSVAGATEESAMRSAEGQVQQMSYIATFPLLLNIADQPTYFMALKDAAGLVKMYAMVNVEQYQIVATGQTVADCEINYRQMLANNNLIEKEDATISGGEEDMGPAEFEITDIRTAVIDGSTNYFLGAGTYEEQGQVYYRISAADAPHAALLEVGDWVMLGYDRLQEPERFTNLEKEPIYTIYRATYLNPESSGPSGDSGQTPAEAGGDVPAA from the coding sequence ATGCCTTTTGACTTTCATTTCGGCAATATGAATGGTGGGTTTGGCCCGGACGGCCAGGGCTTTACCCCGCCGCCGCCCAGAGAGCGCAAACCCCGCAAGGCCATCGGCAACAAGGCCACCCGCGTGCTCATCAACATTGTGGTGACCCTGGTGGTGGGGGCGGCCTATTTTTACCTGCGCCTGCCGGCCCTGAACCTCCACGCGGAGGAGTTTTACACGTTCGTGCTTCTGCTGTGCGCGGTGTATGTGGGCTGCGCCCTCTTTACCTCCGGCTTCCAGGGAGAGGGGGTAAAGGGCTACTTTGGCTTTGTCAAAAAACAGTGCACCATACCCTTTTTGGTGCTCATTGTCATGGTGGCCACCATTGCCGTGGGCGCGCTGACCTCCTGGGTGGTGTTCCGCGCGGCCAGCTACAGTGAGCTGCTGCCGATTAAAACCGGGGATTTTGCCGCGGAGGTGGACGAGATCTCCTATGGGCAGATCCCCATGGTGGACCGGGATTCCGCAGCCCGCCTGGGTGCGCGTAAGTTGGGCGAGCTGGCCGACATGGTCTCCCAGTTCGAGGTGCTGCCCAACTACACCCAGATCAACTACCAGGGCCGCCCCGTCCGTGTGACTTCCCTGGGGTATGCAGACCTCATCAAGTGGTTTACCAACCGGTCCGAGGGGCTGCCCGCCTATCTGATCGTGGATATGGTGAGCCAGGACGTGGAGGTGGTGCGCCTGAAGGAGGGCATGAAATACACCACGGCCGAGCACCTGGGCCGCAACTTGTACCGCCATCTGCGTTTCGGCTACCCTACGTTCATGTTTGCCGAGCCGGTCTTTGAAATCGACGAGGAGGGGATGCCCTGGTGGGTCTGCCCCCGGATGGTGAAGAGCATCGGGCTGTTCGGCGGGACGGACATCAAGGGCGCCGTGCTGGTCAATGCGGTCACCGGGGAGAGCCAGTATTATGAAGAGGTTCCCTCCTGGGTGGATCAGGTCTATGTGGCCGAGCTCATCATGCAGCAGTACGACTACTACGGCCAGTACCACAATGGCTTTTTCAACTCCATCTTCGGCCAGCGGGACGTCACCATCACCACAGACGGTTACAACTATATTGCCATCGGCGATGACGTCTATATGTACACCGGCGTGACGAGCGTCACCTCGGATCAGTCCAACATCGGCTTTTTGCTGAGCAACCAGCGGACCAAGGAGACGAGCTTTTACTCTGTGGCAGGCGCCACCGAAGAATCCGCCATGCGTTCCGCCGAGGGCCAGGTCCAGCAGATGTCCTATATCGCCACGTTCCCGCTGCTGCTGAACATCGCCGACCAGCCCACCTATTTCATGGCGCTCAAGGATGCGGCGGGCCTCGTGAAGATGTACGCCATGGTCAACGTGGAGCAGTATCAGATCGTGGCCACGGGGCAGACGGTGGCAGACTGCGAGATCAACTACCGCCAGATGCTGGCGAACAACAACCTCATTGAAAAAGAGGACGCCACGATTTCCGGAGGGGAAGAGGACATGGGTCCGGCGGAGTTTGAGATCACCGACATCCGCACCGCGGTCATCGACGGCAGCACCAACTACTTCCTGGGCGCCGGGACTTATGAGGAGCAGGGGCAGGTCTACTACCGGATCAGCGCCGCAGACGCCCCTCACGCCGCCCTTTTGGAGGTGGGAGACTGGGTGATGCTGGGCTATGACCGCCTCCAGGAGCCTGAGCGGTTTACAAACCTGGAAAAGGAGCCCATCTACACCATCTACCGGGCAACCTATCTGAACCCCGAGAGCAGCGGTCCATCCGGTGATTCCGGCCAGACTCCGGCTGAAGCCGGAGGGGATGTGCCTGCCGCCTGA
- a CDS encoding HAD family hydrolase — protein sequence MRAYDTVLFDLDGTLLNTLDDLKDSVNFILERHGCPTWEERELRSFLGNGLRRLMELSVPGGMEHPGFEEMFEEFRVYYTAHCEQKTRPYPGVEELLQQLKGHGLRMAVVSNKDHEAVEELGRRFFPWLSVCMGQQEGLRRKPAPDMAEAAMKALGAAKDRTVYVGDSEVDFQTARNAGLPCILVSWGFRDRPELEALHPAALVDDPQSLFLELTRPCGSVEEKNKM from the coding sequence ATGAGAGCATACGACACTGTGCTGTTTGACCTGGACGGCACACTATTAAATACTTTGGATGATTTGAAGGACAGCGTCAACTTCATCCTGGAGCGCCATGGATGCCCCACCTGGGAGGAGCGGGAGCTTCGGTCCTTCCTGGGAAACGGCCTGCGGCGATTGATGGAGCTTTCCGTGCCCGGTGGGATGGAGCATCCCGGGTTCGAGGAGATGTTTGAGGAGTTCCGCGTCTATTATACGGCCCACTGTGAGCAGAAGACCCGGCCCTATCCCGGGGTGGAGGAGCTGCTGCAACAGCTGAAGGGGCATGGGCTGCGTATGGCGGTGGTCTCCAACAAGGACCACGAGGCCGTGGAGGAGTTGGGCAGGCGGTTTTTCCCCTGGCTTTCCGTCTGCATGGGCCAGCAGGAGGGGCTGCGGCGCAAACCGGCGCCGGACATGGCGGAGGCGGCCATGAAGGCCCTGGGCGCCGCAAAGGATCGGACGGTGTATGTAGGGGACTCGGAGGTGGACTTTCAGACTGCGCGGAACGCGGGGCTGCCCTGCATCCTGGTGTCCTGGGGCTTCCGGGACCGGCCGGAGCTGGAGGCGCTGCACCCAGCGGCTTTGGTGGACGATCCGCAGTCACTTTTCCTGGAGCTCACCCGGCCGTGTGGATCGGTGGAAGAGAAAAACAAAATGTGA
- a CDS encoding GGDEF domain-containing protein — MQQELSKLKQENERLEQLAHLDWLTGICNRGYTQECVDELLSNRQAGVLLVLDVDRFKQVNDRYGHITGDRLLEEIAAKLRSMVFRTDILGRVGGDEFVIFMPIAQEERFVEERCAQIRDRLRFVELDGQEFQLSVTVAGALAEQGDDYQTLFDRADQILLEKKRARKRFSTLSVQEHKGMSKKGIAIDMERIREELSEQEMIPGAYCQDYETFKSIYRFVERRMRRVNMPVCILLFTLTDGKGEFPDLHQREAQMHVLQESIQNSLRSGDVFTQYTSCQFLVMVSDSDSSQAEGIAERISDVFYRTLDLWSGSLLHHCYPMQPRQGRK, encoded by the coding sequence ATGCAGCAGGAGCTTTCTAAACTCAAACAGGAGAATGAACGCCTGGAGCAGCTGGCCCACCTGGACTGGCTGACCGGAATCTGCAACCGGGGATATACCCAGGAATGCGTGGATGAACTATTGTCCAACCGCCAGGCCGGCGTTTTGCTGGTGCTGGATGTGGATCGGTTCAAGCAGGTGAACGACCGGTACGGCCATATCACGGGAGACCGGCTGCTGGAGGAGATCGCTGCAAAGCTGAGGTCCATGGTGTTTCGCACCGATATATTGGGCCGCGTGGGCGGAGACGAGTTTGTGATCTTTATGCCCATTGCACAGGAGGAGCGGTTCGTGGAGGAGCGCTGCGCTCAGATCCGGGACCGGCTCCGGTTTGTGGAGCTGGACGGCCAGGAGTTCCAGCTCTCTGTAACTGTGGCCGGGGCCCTGGCGGAGCAGGGGGACGATTACCAGACGCTGTTTGATCGGGCGGATCAAATCCTCCTGGAGAAGAAACGGGCCAGAAAACGGTTTTCCACTCTTTCTGTACAGGAGCATAAAGGTATGAGCAAAAAGGGAATCGCCATTGACATGGAGCGGATCCGGGAGGAGTTGTCTGAGCAGGAGATGATTCCCGGCGCCTACTGCCAGGACTATGAGACCTTCAAAAGCATCTATCGGTTTGTGGAGCGCCGGATGCGGCGGGTCAATATGCCTGTGTGTATTTTGCTTTTCACCCTCACCGACGGGAAGGGCGAATTTCCCGACCTTCATCAGCGGGAGGCCCAGATGCACGTATTGCAGGAGAGCATTCAGAACTCATTGCGGTCCGGCGATGTATTTACCCAATATACGAGCTGCCAGTTTCTGGTAATGGTTTCCGACTCGGATTCGTCGCAGGCGGAAGGGATTGCCGAGCGGATCTCCGATGTGTTTTATCGGACACTGGATCTCTGGTCAGGCAGCCTCCTGCATCACTGTTATCCCATGCAGCCGCGTCAGGGCAGAAAATAA